In Oryzias melastigma strain HK-1 linkage group LG18, ASM292280v2, whole genome shotgun sequence, one DNA window encodes the following:
- the rtn3 gene encoding reticulon-3 isoform X1 — protein sequence MESMTQSAQISSSQGFADGQNSAAKESKLSDSFLSTSPVSLIQSPQDKKVIVGTDKSSESVTTSLRFPSQPGSFSASNYGSEAGAAEGQPGSPIKTSPVSERIKALEALAAKKREPEYRDGSFHHFRDRHHEKSSSDVPKLPPSVIKPPIDIPKPSVNIPKPSADKSQPPTDIPKLSFDTPKPTMDISKPPTDIPKLPADGPVCSTEKIVPGGLKMEGSPVEESPESPFEVLGDLRQGSEYEETAEWMKAHLPPVLDIDAAESNKSTSSVPQKDPDIGFPEDPAAFASVPDAFMDSPVESPKLRNELIESQKRSESEEEFDISFLPVAYVWDQQEKAGSSNLESKTPSSDAAPAGLGSPSPSVPPSDCHSEAEQNVDHEKEASWGEDLDRPVVSEADSSGESEDTVIEEGGSALPQSVNPPDLNDPPTAPDLSTSEKVVPPPKSERKLMQVPTINVIETDEPNYSDEEIENEPQLTEEEDFKIVNDSSNQRASEPEPQSQDVGPPKTRPLETEFMEGYSPPSSPVDSDVEYSPKHKILESISEVDYQQPLFTSEVQTDTEQAEKSQMMPNRVQNTVMHDDVDFPDNNDEWSDEGQDNDLKLREESLSSQGSAFLNQLKVDEQSSAAGPEPRKESAVSVTGFMQDDIYDRQSFDYENDEPSPLDCSDGKEFNKAKKQVILDPAQDIEEEIPDLESDASFNDDEVLNNPADQTSLDEYPQNPYSCFHHQTLSNEKNMGSIDKLPSLQQGSEVQLDSGSYVDVKDNESVSNKLDGESSFSEPPNSFVEFMRECLKSRQDEEPEEGLRSISSENQLSKTILPTSQSPPRIMMDLDQERITVSALKELGSSQDEMQLNLQTEVPDQRDGDGSATSAHLSSFTTAPPSACSQSDFDNSLSKEVETVDEWMAEAYYLAEHVLTAILTHLSVKDLIHWRDPKKSGVVFGLSMLMLLSLAAFSVISVVSYLLLALLIVTISFRIYKSVVQAVQKSNEGHPFKMLIDKDVSIPPETFRKHVDASLTYINRGLKQMSRLFLVEDLVDSLKLAVVMWLLTYVGAVFNGITLLILADILLFAVPPIYEKNKTQIDQYIDVARTQVNATVAKLQEKLPGAVKRSKAE from the exons ATGGAGTCAATGACCCAGTCCGCCCAGATATCCTCGTCGCAAGGTTTTGCCGATGGACAAAATTCTGCTGCCAAGGAATCAAAGCTGTCCG attccttTCTTTCCACTTCGCCTGTATCTCTCATTCAGTCTCCTCAAG ACAAGAAAGTGATTGTGGGCACTGACAAGTCCTCTGAAAGTGTAACCACATCTCTACGCTTTCCGTCTCAACCTGGTTCCTTCTCTGCTAGTAATTATGGGAGTGaagcaggagcagcagaaggGCAACCGGGTTCTCCAATAAAGACGTCTCCTGTTTCAGAGCGGATAAAAGCTCTTGAAGCTCTTGCTGCCAAAAAGAGAGAGCCTGAATATAGAGATGGAAGTTTCCATCACTTTAGGGACCGCCATCACGAAAAGTCTTCCTCCGATGTCCCAAAACTTCCCCCCAGTGTCATAAAGCCTCCCATTGACATTCCAAAACCATCTGTTAATATTCCCAAACCTTCTGCTGATAAGTCCCAACCTCCCACTGACATTCCAAAGCTTTCTTTTGATACCCCCAAACCTACCATGGATATTTCAAAACCTCCCACTGACATTCCAAAACTTCCTGCAGATGGTCCAGTTTGTTCCACTGAAAAGATTGTACCAGGAGGTTTGAAAATGGAAGGTTCTCCTGTAGAGGAGTCACCAGAGTCTCCATTTGAAGTGCTTGGAGATTTGAGACAAGGCAGTGAATATGAAGAAACTGCAGAGTGGATGAAGGCTCATTTACCTCCAGTGCTGGACATTGACGCTGCCGAATCAAATAAAAGCACCAGCAGTGTCCCACAGAAAGATCCTGACATCGGTTTTCCTGAGGATCCCGCTGCATTTGCTAGTGTCCCTGATGCATTCATGGACTCGCCTGTCGAGTCTCCAAAACTGAGGAATGAATTGATTGAATCACAGAAACGATCTGAGTCGGAGGAAGAGTTTGACATTAGCTTTTTACCTGTAGCCTATGTGTGGGATCAGCAAGAAAAAGCAGGTTCATCAAATCTCGAGTCTAAGACTCCAtcttcagatgcagctcctgcaggcttgGGTTCCCCATCTCCCTCTGTGCCTCCTTCTGATTGTCATTCTGAGGCTGAACAGAATGTTGATCATGAAAAGGAAGCCTCTTGGGGGGAAGATTTGGATCGTCCAGTTGTAAGTGAAGCAGATAGCTCAGGAGAATCAGAGGATACAGTCATTGAAGAAGGTGGCTCTGCTCTCCCACAGTCTGTGAATCCACCAGATTTAAATGATCCCCCCACAGCCCCTGATCTTTCCACCAGTGAAAAGGTAGTCCCTCCACCAAAGTCTGAAAGGAAACTTATGCAAGTTCCAACAATAAACGTTATTGAGACTGATGAGCCAAATTACAGTGATGAAGAGATCGAAAATGAACCTCAATTGACAGAAGAGGAGGACTTCAAGATTGTGAATGACTCCAGCAATCAAAGagcatcagaaccagaaccacaaaGCCAAGATGTGGGACCACCCAAAACACGACCCTTGGAAACTGAATTTATGGAAGGCTATTCGCCTCCATCCTCACCTGTTGACTCTGATGTTGAATATTCCCCCAAGCATAAAATCCTTGAATCTATTTCTGAGGTGGACTATCAGCAGCCTTTGTTTACATCTGAAGTTCAAACTGATACTGAACAAGCGGAGAAGTCACAGATGATGCCAAACAGAGTGCAAAACACAGTCATGCATGATGACGTTGATTTCCCCGACAATAATGATGAATGGTCAGATGAAGGTCAGGACAATGACCTAAAGCTTAGAGAGGAAAGTCTCTCATCGCAGGGATCGGCTTTTCTCAACCAATTAAAAGTGGATGAACAAAGCAGTGCAGCAGGACCAGAGCCTCGCAAGGAAAGTGCTGTTTCTGTGACCGGCTTCATGCAGGATGATATTTATGACAGACAGTCGTTTGACTATGAAAATGATGAGCCATCACCCTTGGATTGCAGTGATGGTAAAGAGTTTAATAAAGCTAAAAAGCAGGTTATTTTGGATCCTGCACAAGATATCGAAGAAGAAATACCAGACCTGGAGAGTGACGCTTCATTTAACGACGATGAAGTCCTCAATAATCCTGCTGATCAGACATCTCTGGATGAGTATCCTCAAAACCCCTATTCCTGCTTTCACCATCAGACACTAAGCAATGAAAAGAACATGGGAAGTATTGACAAACTCCCATCTCTGCAACAAGGTTCAGAAGTTCAGCTCGATTCGGGCTCGTATGTTGATGTTAAAGACAACGAGAGCGTTTCCAACAAACTTGACGGCgaatcttcattttctgaacCACCAAACAGTTTTGTGGAGTTCATGAGAGAATGCCTGAAATCGAGACAAGACGAGGAACCTGAGGAAGGGCTGCGTTCTATTTCTTCAGAAAATCAGCTCAGCAAAACGATTTTGCCTACTTCCCAATCACCTCCCAGAATTATGATGGATCTCGATCAAGAACGCATCACTGTCAGTGCTCTCAAAGAGCTGGGCAGCAGTCAGGATGAGATGCAGCTGAACCTGCAGACAGAGGTTCCAGATCAGCGGGACGGTGATGGCAGTGCTACATCTGCACACTTGTCTTCCTTCACCACAGCTCCTCCCTCTGCCTGCTCACAGAGTGACTTCGACAACTCCCTCTCCAAAGAGGTGGAGACGGTTGATGAATGGATGGCTGAAGCCTACTATCTAGCAGAGCATGTCTTGACAGCAATACTAACCCACTTATCAG TAAAAGACCTGATCCACTGGCGAGACCCCAAGAAGTCGGGGGTGGTGTTCGGACTGTCCATGCTGATGCTGCTGTCGTTGGCAGCTTTCAGCGTCATCAGTGTGGTGTCTTACCTGCTGCTCGCCCTGCTCATCGTCACCATCTCCTTCCGCATCTACAAGTCTGTTGTTCAGGCCGTGCAGAAGTCAAATGAGGGACACCCCTTCAA GATGCTGATAGATAAGGATGTCAGCATCCCTCCCGAGACGTTCCGTAAGCACGTGGACGCCAGCCTGACCTACATCAACCGAGGCCTGAAGCAGATGAGCCGCCTCTTCCTGGTCGAGGATCTCGTTGACTCCTTAAAG